Proteins encoded by one window of Paraburkholderia sprentiae WSM5005:
- a CDS encoding SDR family NAD(P)-dependent oxidoreductase — MSDFVKDKVVVVTGAGAGIGRDFALQFAANGAKVIVNDLGRNAETGQFAAQRVVEEIKEAGGQALASTDSVAEWDSAQKIVQAALDTFGRIDCVVNNAGIVRDRMFFNMSLDEWKAVVDVHLNGSFFVARAAAPHFKAQNGGSFVHMTSTSGLIGNIGQANYSAAKMGVVGLSKSIALDMAKFNVRSNCIAPWAWTAMTASIPSETPEQKARVEILKRMESRKIAPLAVYLASDQAAKVSGQIFGVRANEIYFFNQIRMIRSLHRDGGWTPEAIAEQVMPAFEASFFPNVPSMALTPWDPV, encoded by the coding sequence GTGAGCGATTTCGTCAAAGACAAGGTGGTAGTGGTAACGGGTGCGGGTGCCGGCATCGGGCGCGATTTTGCGTTGCAATTCGCGGCGAACGGCGCAAAGGTCATCGTCAACGATCTGGGTCGCAACGCCGAAACCGGCCAGTTCGCCGCACAGCGTGTGGTCGAAGAAATCAAGGAGGCCGGCGGGCAAGCGCTTGCCTCGACGGATAGCGTCGCTGAATGGGATTCCGCACAGAAGATCGTGCAGGCCGCGCTGGACACGTTCGGCCGCATCGACTGTGTGGTCAACAACGCCGGCATCGTGCGTGACCGCATGTTCTTCAACATGAGCCTCGACGAGTGGAAGGCCGTAGTCGACGTGCATCTGAACGGGTCGTTTTTCGTGGCACGCGCGGCGGCTCCGCATTTCAAGGCACAAAACGGCGGCAGCTTCGTTCATATGACCTCCACCTCGGGTCTGATCGGCAACATCGGACAGGCCAACTACTCGGCCGCCAAAATGGGGGTCGTCGGTCTGTCGAAGTCGATTGCGCTCGACATGGCCAAATTCAATGTGCGCTCGAACTGCATCGCACCGTGGGCGTGGACCGCGATGACGGCCTCGATCCCCTCGGAGACGCCTGAGCAAAAAGCACGCGTCGAGATTCTCAAGCGCATGGAATCGCGCAAGATCGCGCCGCTCGCGGTCTACCTCGCGTCCGACCAGGCCGCCAAGGTCTCGGGTCAGATCTTCGGCGTGCGCGCCAACGAGATCTACTTCTTCAATCAGATCCGCATGATCCGCTCGCTGCATCGCGACGGCGGCTGGACGCCCGAAGCGATTGCCGAGCAGGTGATGCCGGCGTTCGAAGCGAGCTTCTTCCCGAACGTGCCATCCATGGCGCTCACGCCCTGGGATCCGGTGTAA
- a CDS encoding rubredoxin, translating to MKKWQCIFCGFYYDEATGLPAEGIAPGTRWEDIPDDWACPECGATKADFVMVEVAA from the coding sequence ATGAAAAAGTGGCAATGCATTTTTTGCGGTTTTTACTACGACGAAGCAACGGGACTCCCCGCGGAGGGCATCGCGCCGGGCACTCGCTGGGAAGACATCCCGGACGACTGGGCATGCCCCGAGTGCGGTGCGACCAAGGCCGACTTCGTGATGGTCGAAGTGGCGGCCTGA
- a CDS encoding cytochrome P450: MSPTKDWTVPDHVPRELVVDFDYMNPPGVQDDVHIAWKTLHTGPDIVWSPYHGGHWIATRGEDIEAMQKDHTRFSHRSVNIPPLNETRLVPLELDPPEHTAYRNLITPAFLPQAIASLENDVRNLAIELIDTLAARGECEFVSEFSKILPIVIFLRLADLPLSDREQLLEWAEWAVRGNVEERNESQHRLVGYISTWVEKRQAEAGGDLVSLVANAQIEGKPISPERMFGMFIVVLFGGLDTVASMMGFIARFLAENPAHRRQLIENPDLMISSVDELIRRFGVANTARLVTQDMEYKGIQFRKGDQIQLPNSLFGLDDRKFNDPLAVDLTRKPVIHAAFGNGPHRCPGSFLARTEIKVFLQEWLKRIPDFRIREDDKPRCGSGSVNGMLYLPLVWDVAR, encoded by the coding sequence ATGAGCCCTACGAAAGACTGGACCGTGCCGGACCATGTTCCGCGAGAACTCGTGGTCGATTTCGACTATATGAATCCGCCAGGCGTGCAAGACGATGTTCATATCGCGTGGAAGACGCTGCACACCGGACCCGATATCGTCTGGTCTCCGTACCATGGCGGACACTGGATCGCGACGCGAGGAGAAGACATCGAGGCGATGCAGAAGGACCATACCCGCTTTTCGCATCGCAGCGTCAACATCCCGCCGCTCAACGAGACGCGGCTCGTGCCGCTCGAACTCGACCCGCCCGAACATACCGCGTACCGTAACCTGATCACGCCCGCTTTCCTGCCGCAAGCGATTGCCTCGCTGGAGAACGACGTGCGCAACCTCGCGATCGAGCTGATCGACACGCTCGCTGCGCGAGGAGAATGCGAGTTCGTCTCCGAGTTCTCGAAGATCCTGCCGATCGTGATTTTCCTGCGGCTGGCAGATCTGCCGTTGAGCGATCGCGAGCAATTGCTGGAATGGGCGGAATGGGCCGTGCGTGGCAACGTCGAAGAGCGCAACGAATCGCAGCACCGGCTCGTCGGCTATATCTCCACCTGGGTGGAAAAGCGTCAGGCAGAGGCGGGCGGCGATCTCGTCAGCCTTGTCGCCAACGCGCAGATCGAAGGCAAGCCGATCAGCCCCGAGCGCATGTTCGGGATGTTTATCGTCGTGCTGTTCGGCGGCCTCGATACCGTCGCATCGATGATGGGTTTCATCGCGCGCTTTCTCGCCGAGAATCCGGCGCACCGCAGGCAGTTGATTGAGAATCCCGATCTGATGATTTCGTCGGTCGACGAACTGATCCGGCGCTTTGGCGTGGCGAATACCGCGCGGCTCGTCACGCAGGATATGGAATACAAGGGCATCCAGTTCAGGAAAGGTGACCAGATCCAGCTGCCGAACTCCCTGTTCGGCCTCGACGACCGCAAGTTTAATGATCCGCTCGCCGTTGACCTGACGCGCAAGCCGGTGATTCATGCGGCTTTCGGCAACGGACCGCATCGCTGCCCCGGTTCGTTTCTCGCGCGCACGGAGATCAAGGTGTTCCTGCAGGAATGGCTCAAGCGCATTCCCGATTTCCGCATTCGCGAGGACGACAAGCCGCGCTGCGGTTCGGGCTCCGTCAACGGCATGCTTTATCTGCCGCTCGTCTGGGACGTAGCGCGCTGA
- a CDS encoding HpcH/HpaI aldolase/citrate lyase family protein gives MRSFLFVPGSKPERFAKALAAGADAVIVDLEDAVAEADKASARAHVADAIRTFSASPVRVLLRINGAGTPWFEEDLSLAAFDGIDGVVLPKAENPAALTAVAAATAKPILPLIESAKGVWNALDVARMPGVERLLFGSVDFELDLDCDGSWDALLLARSRIVLASRVAGILFPVDGVTVAIDDQRQLAEDSSKARSLGFGGKLCIHPRQVAAVNAAFSPSADEIAKARRIVDAYERAEGGAVSVDGRMVDLPVLLKARRIVSLAESVRGSEQG, from the coding sequence ATGCGGTCGTTTCTTTTTGTGCCGGGCAGCAAGCCGGAACGATTCGCCAAGGCGCTCGCGGCAGGCGCCGATGCGGTGATCGTGGACCTCGAGGACGCTGTTGCAGAGGCGGACAAAGCGTCGGCGCGTGCACACGTTGCCGACGCGATACGAACATTTTCGGCATCGCCGGTTCGCGTACTGTTGCGCATCAATGGCGCGGGTACACCGTGGTTCGAGGAGGACCTCTCACTCGCCGCGTTCGATGGTATCGATGGCGTCGTGTTGCCCAAGGCGGAGAATCCGGCTGCTTTGACCGCTGTCGCGGCGGCAACGGCGAAGCCCATATTGCCGCTCATCGAATCGGCCAAGGGCGTCTGGAACGCACTGGATGTGGCGCGCATGCCCGGCGTCGAGCGACTCCTATTCGGCTCGGTCGACTTCGAACTCGATCTGGATTGTGACGGTTCATGGGACGCGTTGCTGCTCGCGCGTTCGCGTATCGTGCTGGCCTCGCGTGTAGCGGGAATCCTGTTCCCGGTGGACGGCGTGACGGTGGCGATCGATGACCAACGGCAACTCGCGGAGGACTCGTCGAAAGCGCGATCGTTGGGCTTTGGCGGCAAACTGTGCATTCATCCGCGCCAGGTTGCAGCGGTCAATGCAGCGTTCAGCCCGAGCGCGGATGAAATAGCCAAGGCGCGGCGAATCGTCGACGCGTATGAGCGGGCAGAAGGCGGTGCGGTGTCGGTAGACGGACGGATGGTGGACTTGCCGGTATTGCTGAAAGCAAGGCGCATCGTTAGCTTGGCTGAAAGCGTGCGCGGTTCAGAGCAAGGGTAG